In Camelina sativa cultivar DH55 chromosome 13, Cs, whole genome shotgun sequence, the genomic window CTTGGTTTACCAGAATCTTCCCAAAACTTAACTCCATTAACAGGCCTCAAACCTCTTCTATATGTTCCCTTCCATTTCTCACTCAAGTAGTAATCTGATATATAGTCTTCCACTTCCAGATTGAGTTCTCTGATTGCACACACAGCATGACGACAAGGTATACCCGTCAAATCCCATTTTCTGCATGCACATTCACGATTGTTCAAGTTGAGGGTGTATCCAATCCCGAACTCAACAATCTCATATTCTCCACCGGTGCTAGAAATCAATGCACAATATTGCGCTTCTTCACAAGATTTTTCCAGCTCTTTCCTTGccttttttgtgaattttgcaGCTTCTTTTTCAGCAATAATAGACCTATTGGCAACCCTTTGCATTGCATCCCTTCTTATAAGTTCTAACATTTGGACAAATGGCTTCCTCCTTGCGATCTTTAAGGTTCTATTGTATGACTCAGTGTGATTGTTGTGTGTATcagcacaacaacaaccaacccTGAAAAACGCCCTACACCATGAACTTGGATCCTTTCGTAGTAGAGTCTTACAAGCCTGGGGATCAAATTCCTTGAATATgctcaaattttctttataatccGCCTTGTTGTAACTGCTTGCAATTCGCCAAAACAAAGGTTTCAACATGTCTGACTTGTGATCTCTCTTCAAGTTCCCATAGATGTGTCGTGCACAGGCACGATGCTCTGCCTTTGGTAACTATGTAGCAACACCATGAATCAAACCTCTGTGCATGTCGGAAATTAAGGTGATGTTCTCACCTAACCCCAAGCTCAAGTCTTCCTTTAATTTTCGAATAAACCATTCCCAATTGGGATTGTTCTCACAATCAACTACAGCCCATGCTATTGGAAATATCTGGTTATTAGGGTCCCTTCCTACAGCAGTAAGCAGCTGCCCTTGCATAGCGTTCTTCAAGTGTGTACCATCCAGACCAATGATTGGTCTACAATTCTGTTTCCAAGAACTCTTCAAAGCCTCAAAGCAAATGTATATTTGCGAGAATGCCTCGCTGCCATCATCCCTTGTTGTCGTATTAATCTCCACTGTAGTGTGCAGATTGCTGGTCCGTAGTTGCAGCTCATAGTCCCTTAACCGTGAAAATTGCTCATCACACTCAGCTTGCAGCTTATCAAATATCTTCCTCCTTGCAACTTTCGCCTGGTTTGGTGAGATAATAATGTTGTACCTCCttttcatctcatcttttatctcCGGACCACTCATCTCAGGATCTCTTCTAATATCTTCTAAGAAGAGATCAGCGATGATAGGAGTCTTTATCGTTTCACACCTTCCGGTTGGATGACATAGATGTTCACTATGATAACGCTTCACCATCCACTTCCCAATCGGATTCTCTATAGCACAATATATGCTCCAAGTACAACCTTTTGCTTTACAAACAGCTTCAAGCTTATCCTTCTCCCACCTAGCATACACCACATTGCGTCTCGTCTTCAATATATATCGGATGATGTTCTTCTTAAACTCACTCCCACTATTGAATAACTGCTTCAAACTAAAGACTCCATCAGGTAAGCCTTTCTTAACCAATCTCTctgtttgttcttcttcatcgccaGATTCATCATCCGTTGCAGGATATACTTCATCGTCATCCAGAATTTGTtcttcataattattattgttgaAAACTTGAATGTTCTCCACTGCAATACCAGCATCATTGTCAACAATCTCATCTTCTTGATCTGACTCTTCAGGTTCGGATAAACCTGCATCTGATTTACTATCCCCACTATCATCCCCACAATCATCTTCTATGGCTTTCTCAgcaacttctttttctttttctccagcaGCTTCAAGCGGTTCTTTTTCTCCAGCAGCTTCAAGTGGTTCTTCTTCTGCCTTTTCAAAGAAGATGTCCACCTCTCCCATCCAACGCCCTTTTGAAACCAATTTATTCTTATTGCTATCAACATTCTCCCATAGAGGCTGCCTATCAGCAAGTTCTTCAAATGGTAGCTTGTACCACATTCTCCCAAGATTGTTGACTCTTTTTCCAAGCATTTTTAGCAATATGTCTTGAAAAATTGTCACTGAATCAACCTCAAAAACTTCAATAACTCCATCGTCGTACTTCAACACTCCATTTTCTGTCTTGAATTGGCCAGAATAATGGCAATTCACCTTCACTGTAATTTTTccactacaaaacaaaaaataataattcagagaagacaaagacaagTTGTTATAAACAACTAATGAACCCGACAATAACCTCGACAATAACCTATTAACaatgtataaacaaaataagGCTACACAACAAGACTAGACAATAAACTAAGTAACATATAAAGAAGAATTGAATCTTGCCGACAACAACTCCACTTTCCCACTTGTTTAAAAcgacaaaataaaagttaaaaatcaacAGCAAAATGCCAGCTTTACCTCATTGGGACGAGAATCAACAGGCAATGTCTTCTTTATTCCGATTTCCAGCAAAGATTTCACTGCATTATCTCTGTTAAAAAACCTAATTGAAAAGATGCTCTCACAGTTCTTCGATATCTTCGATAAAACGATAAAAATTTTTCAAACagctttttcaattttcttgttttgatcgatgaataattagaaaatgggtctgtgttttttttttaatttagataacAAGCCCATTAAAATTGggttcgggtcgggtatttTATTCTGTTTACAGGTGCTCGGGTCGGGTTTTAGTTTTCCCCGATTATGGTTCTGATGAGTCAACGCCGGTAGTTGTCGGAAGAAAGGACCCGGTGAATCGAGATTTTATGTCCATGATGTAAAACACATGACGTCAAATACTTGGTGCATGTGGCCATGCCAAACATATACTTGATGTAGTTGAGCATCCTTTATTAAACTTGAGATGTGTGGCCATGTATTGCGTCATACCTCGTATAGTTGGAcatcttttttccaaaaaaaacattaaaaacctGAGTCAAAGTGATCAAGGCATATAATAACTTAGTAGTTTGTAAGGTCTTAGTGTTGTCTCATattcaaatctgataaaatcatgaacaaaaagatatttatttatttgtctaTTAGTtccttttaaacatttttattaatatttcattcatgtgtttttaaattttcttcaaGCCTCTACAATTAAAATTGTTCATCATttagtta contains:
- the LOC104738179 gene encoding uncharacterized protein LOC104738179, whose amino-acid sequence is MLKPLFWRIASSYNKADYKENLSIFKEFDPQACKTLLRKDPSSWCRAFFRVGCCCADTHNNHTESYNRTLKIARRKPFVQMLELIRRDAMQRVANRSIIAEKEAAKFTKKARKELEKSCEEAQYCALISSTGGEYEIVEFGIGYTLNLNNRECACRKWDLTGIPCRHAVCAIRELNLEVEDYISDYYLSEKWKGTYRRGLRPVNGVKFWEDSGKPRIVAPPYKRPAGRPKGKARIKGLNESPRKKKSETKVDRKGRIVHCGLCGEQGHNSRKCPHESPESRAKRRKLMVTPLLEAQDQEEMGAALAAMEHEDQPEIGGALVGMEHQDQDDAEVQDVSSTAP